A window from Roseburia sp. 499 encodes these proteins:
- a CDS encoding D-2-hydroxyacid dehydrogenase, whose protein sequence is MKIVFLDAKSIGEDIDLSGYDALGEVVKYDFSTPSEAAERVTDADVVIINKVPINEQTIGNAKNLKLVCVTATGTNNLDKEYLDERGIAWRNVAGYSTESVAQHTFAMLFYLLEHLPYYDEYVKSEKYVGDRSFTHFDRKFSQLSNMTWGIIGLGAIGRRVADIAKCFGCRVIYYSTSGKNNQPDYEQVNFDTLLAESDIVSVHAPLTPETENLMDKAAFDKMKSSAIFLNVGRGPIVVEEDLAQALEQGKIAAAGLDVLCVEPMSSENPLKRIKDSDKLLITPHIAWASVEARTNLMNIILGQIKEFFA, encoded by the coding sequence ATGAAGATTGTTTTTCTGGATGCGAAATCCATTGGCGAAGACATTGATTTGTCTGGATATGATGCATTAGGTGAAGTAGTGAAGTATGATTTCTCTACGCCGTCTGAGGCAGCAGAGCGTGTAACAGATGCGGATGTAGTTATCATAAATAAGGTACCTATTAATGAACAAACCATAGGAAATGCAAAAAATTTGAAATTGGTATGCGTAACAGCAACAGGAACAAATAATCTGGATAAAGAGTATTTGGATGAACGAGGAATAGCATGGCGCAATGTTGCCGGTTATTCTACGGAATCTGTGGCGCAGCATACATTTGCAATGCTATTTTATCTATTAGAGCATCTTCCTTATTATGATGAATATGTAAAAAGTGAAAAATATGTGGGAGACCGTTCCTTTACTCATTTTGACCGGAAATTTTCCCAGCTCAGTAACATGACTTGGGGAATTATCGGACTTGGAGCAATTGGAAGAAGAGTGGCGGATATTGCGAAATGTTTTGGATGTCGCGTGATTTACTATTCTACTTCTGGGAAAAATAATCAGCCGGATTATGAACAGGTGAATTTTGACACGTTGCTGGCGGAATCAGATATTGTATCCGTCCACGCTCCATTGACCCCTGAAACAGAGAATCTTATGGACAAGGCAGCCTTTGACAAAATGAAGTCTTCGGCAATCTTTCTGAATGTAGGAAGAGGTCCGATTGTAGTAGAAGAAGATCTGGCACAGGCTTTGGAACAAGGGAAAATTGCAGCAGCCGGCCTGGATGTACTTTGTGTAGAGCCAATGAGTAGTGAAAATCCTTTAAAACGAATTAAGGATAGTGATAAACTTCTCATTACACCGCATATTGCCTGGGCAAGTGTGGAGGCAAGAACCAATTTAATGAACATTATTTTAGGACAGATAAAAGAATTTTTTGCATAA
- a CDS encoding exonuclease SbcCD subunit D has translation MKIFHLSDLHIGKQLHYYNLKENQQEILHQIVQRAQEYAPDVILICGDIFDKSVPSGEAYTLFDDFLNELSEEVPGIPVLIIAGNHDSAQRLNYASSFLEKHHIYVSVLPPQQQEEHLKKIELQDEWGTVNFYLLPFLKPGYVRHLFEEGVVIDYESAVREVLAREKIDYDKRNVLLSHQFYTNGGKKPELCDSENTVLSVGGLDNIDVSVIEQFDYAALGHIHGAQMVKKPSIRYCGTPLKYSVSEEHHKKSITMVTLGEKGTEPVLDTIPLIPKQEVRREKGLLQEILARATEENCHDFVSITMTDEKEPYNPKEQLEEVYDFILELRIENSRTKSLLDEKGELDIKLQPMDIFRSFYEEMNHQTMSEEEEHIVANIINQCKEGKV, from the coding sequence TTGAAAATTTTTCATTTATCGGATTTACACATAGGAAAACAACTGCATTATTACAATCTTAAAGAAAATCAACAGGAAATATTGCATCAGATTGTGCAGCGGGCGCAGGAATATGCACCGGATGTTATTTTAATATGCGGAGATATTTTTGACAAATCCGTACCATCCGGAGAGGCATACACCTTGTTTGATGATTTCTTAAATGAACTTTCAGAAGAGGTGCCGGGAATACCGGTGTTGATTATTGCCGGAAATCACGACAGCGCACAAAGACTTAATTATGCCAGCAGTTTTTTGGAAAAACACCACATTTATGTGTCGGTTCTTCCACCACAGCAGCAGGAGGAACATTTAAAGAAAATAGAGTTACAGGACGAATGGGGAACAGTGAATTTTTATCTGCTTCCCTTTTTAAAACCAGGCTATGTACGCCATTTGTTTGAAGAAGGCGTTGTTATCGATTATGAAAGTGCAGTGCGTGAAGTGTTAGCGCGAGAAAAGATTGACTATGACAAGCGGAATGTCTTGTTGTCTCATCAGTTTTATACCAATGGTGGAAAGAAGCCGGAGCTTTGCGATTCAGAAAATACAGTGCTTTCCGTAGGAGGTCTTGACAATATTGATGTCTCTGTCATAGAACAGTTTGATTATGCAGCATTAGGTCATATTCACGGTGCTCAGATGGTAAAAAAGCCTTCGATTCGTTACTGTGGTACGCCGCTAAAATACTCTGTTAGTGAAGAACATCACAAAAAGTCTATTACGATGGTAACATTGGGAGAAAAAGGAACAGAACCTGTGCTTGATACGATTCCGCTTATTCCAAAACAGGAAGTACGTCGGGAAAAGGGGCTTTTGCAGGAAATTTTGGCGCGTGCAACCGAGGAAAATTGCCATGATTTTGTCAGCATTACCATGACAGATGAGAAGGAACCTTATAATCCGAAGGAGCAGTTAGAGGAAGTATATGACTTTATTTTGGAACTTCGCATCGAAAACAGCAGAACGAAAAGTCTTCTGGATGAAAAGGGAGAACTTGATATTAAGCTGCAGCCTATGGATATTTTTCGTTCTTTTTATGAAGAAATGAATCATCAGACCATGAGTGAAGAGGAAGAACATATTGTGGCGAATATCATCAATCAGTGTAAGGAGGGGAAAGTATGA
- a CDS encoding AAA family ATPase, with the protein MRPVRLTMSAFGSYAGVETIDFKKVRNGIFLITGDTGAGKTTIFDAITYALFDQTSGGRREGDMMRSQYADGSTPTYVEFVFSYQGETYGIRRNPNYKRTSKRRNKDGELTLTNEAAAVELTMPDGQVFPGRIRDINEKIVEIIGVDAGQFTQISMIAQGEFMKLLHAPSKERKEIFERVFDTRIYRMIQQKLRDQGKEVYGKLADNRKLWAHEVSGVVCSLDSLHFTEWEACREKQETQAEQTLEVLEQILEEIDRQKKKLEQLAQEKQKHFNENSLKRKQAEEINQRLEQLVQEEKKIEQMKLQMEQENAQKKELEEQKQKQTEEYNKRMPELSERIAGWKALLPKYNLLKEKKEQLLQIEKKKAESEQNLAKLEEELSRKKQELQENAEEIQKLEQEPEVLIQLQQQEKELQEKQQSLLEMEKRAENLQKLEKECEKQQEQVRGLLEDYEKKSREYEEKNRMFIEEQVGIIAEKLKDGEPCPVCGSFEHPRKACLSPEAVTQREVEEAKEQREQADILLNQKREAYQKQKGEVEKEQSLIAQEAKRIFGKELTKEEIGQQRIQCKTEYEQVKEQRIQAEEKQKNCDAHKKKQEKLLAEQETLTQKREAVTEVCYQIRAEQETASEMWKSLANELPYETERELQQNLQRAEQEKAELEQQKEVLEKRLQELQQLLANQQGALVTLEEHFSQLKEELTGKEKIDTSSLKEEAEQLEAEQKQLEQRRMEFAGNESRNQQALKNLKALYQERTALEKEYTVISTLDRTANGNLNQQARLDLQTYVQRRYFKYIVAEANRRLVKMSGSQFILQCRDMENLGKRGEVGLDLDVYDLVTDKVRDVKTLSGGESFMAALSMALGMADIIQRMAGRVHLDTMFIDEGFGSLDEEARSKAIGILTELAGEHRLVGIISHVTELKEQIDRKLVVSKTEKGSRAAWVLES; encoded by the coding sequence ATGAGACCGGTAAGACTTACGATGTCAGCATTCGGCTCCTATGCTGGAGTGGAAACCATTGATTTTAAAAAAGTAAGGAACGGTATTTTTCTGATAACAGGAGATACCGGTGCAGGAAAAACTACTATATTTGATGCCATTACTTATGCACTTTTTGACCAGACCAGTGGTGGGCGTAGAGAAGGAGATATGATGCGCAGCCAGTATGCGGATGGCAGTACCCCTACTTATGTGGAATTTGTTTTTTCCTATCAGGGAGAAACTTATGGTATTCGACGCAATCCCAATTATAAAAGAACCAGCAAACGACGGAATAAAGATGGAGAACTGACACTCACAAACGAGGCGGCAGCGGTAGAACTTACCATGCCGGACGGACAAGTATTTCCCGGAAGAATCCGAGATATTAATGAAAAGATTGTAGAGATTATTGGTGTCGATGCGGGACAGTTTACTCAGATTTCCATGATTGCGCAAGGGGAATTTATGAAGCTCTTGCATGCACCATCTAAGGAGCGGAAGGAAATCTTCGAAAGAGTCTTTGATACTCGTATTTATCGGATGATACAGCAGAAACTGCGAGACCAGGGTAAGGAAGTATATGGAAAATTGGCAGATAATCGAAAACTGTGGGCGCATGAAGTTTCGGGAGTAGTATGCTCTTTGGATAGTCTACATTTTACAGAATGGGAAGCGTGCAGAGAGAAACAGGAAACACAGGCAGAACAGACCTTGGAAGTATTAGAGCAGATTCTAGAAGAAATTGATAGACAGAAGAAGAAACTGGAACAACTGGCGCAGGAGAAACAAAAACATTTTAACGAAAACAGTTTAAAAAGAAAACAGGCAGAAGAAATCAATCAACGATTGGAGCAGCTTGTCCAGGAAGAAAAGAAAATAGAACAGATGAAGCTTCAAATGGAGCAAGAGAATGCGCAGAAGAAGGAACTGGAAGAACAGAAGCAAAAGCAGACAGAGGAATATAATAAACGTATGCCGGAATTGTCTGAGCGAATTGCCGGATGGAAAGCATTGCTTCCAAAATACAATCTTTTAAAAGAGAAGAAAGAACAACTGTTACAAATCGAAAAAAAGAAAGCAGAGTCAGAACAGAATCTTGCAAAGTTGGAAGAAGAACTGAGCCGGAAAAAGCAAGAATTACAGGAAAACGCGGAGGAGATTCAGAAGCTGGAACAAGAGCCGGAAGTATTGATACAGTTGCAGCAGCAGGAAAAAGAGTTGCAAGAAAAGCAGCAAAGTCTTTTGGAAATGGAAAAGAGAGCAGAAAACCTGCAGAAGCTTGAAAAAGAATGTGAAAAGCAACAGGAGCAGGTTCGAGGATTGCTGGAAGACTATGAAAAGAAAAGCCGGGAATATGAAGAAAAGAACCGGATGTTTATTGAAGAACAGGTTGGTATTATTGCAGAAAAATTAAAGGATGGAGAACCCTGTCCGGTTTGTGGTTCCTTTGAACATCCAAGGAAGGCGTGTCTTTCCCCAGAGGCAGTAACCCAGCGAGAGGTGGAAGAGGCAAAAGAGCAGCGGGAGCAGGCAGATATTTTGTTGAATCAGAAAAGAGAAGCCTACCAGAAGCAAAAGGGAGAGGTGGAAAAAGAACAATCTCTGATTGCTCAGGAAGCAAAAAGAATCTTTGGTAAAGAATTAACAAAGGAAGAAATCGGGCAGCAGCGTATTCAATGTAAGACGGAATATGAACAAGTAAAAGAACAGCGTATTCAGGCAGAAGAAAAGCAGAAAAACTGTGATGCACACAAGAAGAAGCAGGAGAAGCTTTTGGCAGAGCAGGAAACCTTGACGCAGAAGCGTGAGGCAGTGACAGAAGTCTGCTATCAAATACGGGCAGAACAGGAAACGGCTAGTGAGATGTGGAAGAGTCTTGCGAATGAGCTTCCTTACGAAACAGAGCGAGAGTTACAGCAGAACCTGCAAAGAGCAGAGCAGGAGAAAGCAGAACTGGAGCAGCAAAAGGAAGTGTTGGAAAAACGTTTGCAGGAACTGCAGCAGCTTCTGGCCAATCAGCAGGGAGCACTGGTTACGTTGGAGGAGCATTTTTCACAGTTAAAGGAAGAACTTACCGGAAAAGAGAAAATAGACACCAGCTCGCTGAAAGAAGAGGCTGAACAACTGGAAGCAGAACAAAAGCAACTGGAGCAAAGAAGAATGGAGTTTGCCGGAAATGAAAGTCGCAATCAGCAGGCGCTTAAGAATCTAAAAGCACTGTATCAGGAGCGAACTGCATTGGAAAAGGAATATACCGTAATCAGTACCTTAGACCGAACTGCAAATGGCAATTTGAACCAACAAGCGAGATTGGATTTACAAACCTATGTACAGAGGCGTTATTTTAAGTATATTGTGGCAGAGGCAAACCGACGTTTGGTGAAGATGAGCGGAAGCCAGTTCATTTTACAGTGCAGGGATATGGAAAATCTGGGAAAAAGAGGAGAAGTTGGATTGGACTTAGATGTTTATGATCTGGTGACAGATAAGGTAAGAGATGTAAAGACCTTATCCGGCGGAGAGTCCTTTATGGCAGCACTTTCTATGGCTCTTGGAATGGCAGATATTATTCAGCGTATGGCAGGACGAGTGCATCTGGATACTATGTTTATTGATGAGGGATTTGGTTCTCTGGATGAAGAAGCCCGAAGCAAGGCAATCGGAATTCTGACAGAGTTGGCAGGAGAGCACAGACTGGTAGGAATCATTTCGCATGTGACAGAGTTAAAAGAGCAAATAGATCGCAAATTGGTGGTAAGTAAAACGGAAAAAGGAAGCCGTGCGGCATGGGTTCTGGAAAGTTAA
- a CDS encoding histidine phosphatase family protein has translation MRVYFIRHGATKGNLEHRYVGRTDEGILDKEWNTLRMTGEELGQMDYVFVSPYLRCIQSAKALFGREEAKLEVIEDFREMDFGAFEYKNYRELNGNPDYQRFIDSGGTIAFPEGEEPKAFKERCQRAYEQCMEKAQAQEWEKVAFVVHGGTIMAILEKYGIPKQEYFDYQVGNGQGFMGEVIEGKYIQHQKINVL, from the coding sequence ATGAGAGTATATTTTATCCGGCATGGAGCGACCAAAGGAAATTTGGAGCATCGTTATGTGGGAAGAACCGATGAAGGAATTCTGGATAAAGAATGGAACACATTAAGAATGACGGGAGAAGAATTGGGGCAGATGGATTATGTATTCGTCAGCCCTTATCTTCGTTGTATCCAAAGTGCGAAAGCATTGTTTGGACGGGAGGAAGCAAAATTGGAAGTCATAGAAGACTTTCGAGAGATGGACTTTGGAGCATTTGAATATAAAAATTATCGGGAGCTTAATGGGAATCCGGATTATCAGAGATTCATAGACAGCGGAGGGACCATTGCTTTTCCGGAAGGGGAAGAACCAAAAGCCTTTAAAGAAAGATGTCAAAGGGCTTATGAGCAGTGTATGGAAAAGGCACAGGCACAAGAGTGGGAAAAGGTTGCCTTTGTGGTACATGGTGGGACTATCATGGCAATTCTGGAGAAGTATGGCATACCGAAACAAGAGTATTTTGATTATCAAGTAGGAAACGGACAAGGTTTTATGGGAGAGGTAATCGAAGGAAAATATATTCAGCACCAAAAAATAAATGTGCTATAA